Part of the Planctomycetota bacterium genome is shown below.
AGGGCGAACGTGCACCCCAGATGGCCGGCGCGCAGGAGGCCGGCGTCGCTCACGCTCGCCGCCCACGGGCCCAACCGCAGCGTCCACACCGCCCGCCCGGGCTCCAGAATCGGGAAAAGCGCTACGATCGCCAACGCGAACGGCGAGACCATCAGCACCCGCTTGAGCGTGTAAAGCGGCGGCACCTTTCCGACGACGTGATAGACGGCGAGCGCGGCCGCGAGGAGAGTGAATGGCAACAGGTGGTCCTTCCGCACCAGGACCGCGGCCAGGATGAAGACGATCGCCGCCACCGTCTTCGCCACCGGATCGAGCCGCCGCACCGGCGTCTGCTGCGCCGCGAATTGGTCCAGCATTATATGATGCACGACAGGACCTCCAGCCGCTGTCCGGCCCGGTCCGAACTAAGCGGTCCGACGTAAGTTTTGTAAAGTGTGTGCGCGGCGGGTCTCCGCACCCGCCGCGGTCAATTGCTTTCTTGCGCGGTGGTTACCCCTCGGCTTGGCTCGGGGCAGGCTCCGAACCACCGCGCAAAATATATGTCGGATCGCTTAGGCCGCATCCCTCGTTGCCGCTCGGCGTCCGCGTCGCTTCAGGAGATGGCCGGCGGCAAGGACCACCCCGAGGACCAGCAGGCTGCCGGCGACGCCGGCGACGGCATTCCCCCAGAACCCTTCGCCCAGCCAGGCGAGGCGATATTCCTCGAAAACGCTGGGCGGCGGCTCGACGCCCTTGTGAACGGGCTCCGCCGACCCCAACTCTTCCTGGGTTTTTTCCAGGCCGTCCGGCTCACCCGACGCGAAATACGACACCACGCCTGCGATAGCCAACGCGATAAGGATTCCGACGACAAACG
Proteins encoded:
- a CDS encoding PDGLE domain-containing protein; its protein translation is MNAYNRKTFVVGILIALAIAGVVSYFASGEPDGLEKTQEELGSAEPVHKGVEPPPSVFEEYRLAWLGEGFWGNAVAGVAGSLLVLGVVLAAGHLLKRRGRRAATRDAA